From Bacillus sp. FSL K6-3431, the proteins below share one genomic window:
- a CDS encoding DUF1854 domain-containing protein, whose amino-acid sequence MEELFDSLFLQPGEIQLQRQTGGLLQAVIKGDMHEEVIIYQAFPFTKPAQYISFRNAEGEELGIVKDLSELDSLSRDELETELHLRYLIPKVTKIKKIKQEPGLWVFDLITDRGNLRMLMRNLHEHIKILNSERILFTDIDGLRCEIADRNQLDFNSMKELQKIM is encoded by the coding sequence ATGGAAGAGTTATTTGATTCACTTTTTTTACAACCGGGTGAGATTCAATTACAGAGACAGACAGGAGGATTATTGCAGGCAGTAATAAAGGGAGATATGCATGAGGAAGTAATTATTTATCAGGCTTTTCCTTTTACCAAACCAGCACAATATATTTCGTTTAGGAATGCTGAAGGGGAGGAGTTAGGTATTGTAAAAGATTTGTCTGAGCTTGATTCACTGAGCAGAGATGAGTTGGAAACAGAGTTGCATCTCCGTTATTTAATTCCGAAGGTGACGAAAATCAAGAAAATAAAACAGGAACCGGGGCTATGGGTGTTCGATCTCATTACAGACCGGGGAAATTTACGTATGCTGATGCGCAATCTTCATGAACACATTAAAATTTTAAATTCGGAAAGAATTTTATTTACGGATATTGATGGGTTAAGATGTGAAATAGCGGACAGAAACCAACTTGATTTTAATAGTATGAAGGAATTGCAGAAA
- a CDS encoding ABC transporter ATP-binding protein codes for MYMLDILPSHIKNTISGSLQLVAKTDVDEMGTFIEQWLIITETGISVLGQEGEVIKNLLFSEVQGARTISSIGCGNLIIESTTGPIVFLRYTAGLSGKFSIVANVIEKWCKGEDLPSISEKDLPRNCPICNRRLQEGTNVCPLCIDKKKVITRILQYATPYKGQMVLAALLMIIVTLIGLAPPFITKVIVDDVLQARNMGSILLLLVVAIGATQFISALTTALRGYVGVRIGSNIMGDIRKDTYQSLIGLSLSYFDRRQTSQFIGRVNSDAEAIRQFLTDGVMYIFGQVLMFIAILAMLLSLNWQLALWALLPTPLIILTSFIIRPYVRTRWYRQWRAINKLNQIVGDSLQGFRVVKAFGQERKETDRYMDGSTKLVKETIKTEGLWQGIFPLLSFITGSSTLLIWYFGGWGVINETITLGTLMAFISYLGMLMAPLQWFSQAINWMNSAFSAADRIFEVIDAPNDVPNSPNATSLPRIEGHVRLNHVTFGYESHEPALKNVDLSVKPGEMIGLVGHSGAGKSTLINLICRFYDPNQGSITIDGIDLRNIEQEDLHKQIGVVLQETFLFDGTIAENIAYSKPDASPEEIIRATTIANAHDFIVEMTDGYDTMVGERGHRLSGGQKQRIAIARAILHDPRILILDEATASVDTETERKIQEAISRLVKGRTTFAIAHRLSTLRNADRLVVIDKGKMIESGTHEELIALRGKYHELVEAQKELSKIKGVVS; via the coding sequence ATGTATATGCTTGATATTTTGCCAAGTCACATAAAGAATACCATAAGTGGCTCTTTACAATTAGTTGCTAAAACAGACGTTGATGAAATGGGGACTTTTATTGAACAATGGCTCATTATAACTGAAACAGGAATTTCAGTGTTGGGTCAAGAGGGAGAGGTCATAAAGAATCTACTTTTCAGTGAGGTGCAAGGAGCCCGTACTATATCCTCAATAGGTTGTGGCAACCTCATTATTGAAAGCACAACAGGTCCAATTGTCTTTTTAAGATACACGGCTGGTTTATCAGGAAAGTTCTCCATTGTGGCAAATGTAATTGAAAAATGGTGTAAAGGGGAGGATCTCCCATCCATTTCGGAAAAAGATTTGCCGAGGAATTGCCCAATATGTAATCGCCGACTTCAGGAGGGAACTAACGTTTGTCCCTTGTGCATAGATAAGAAGAAAGTCATTACGCGAATACTTCAATATGCCACACCATATAAGGGGCAAATGGTGCTAGCAGCGTTATTAATGATTATCGTTACTTTAATAGGGTTAGCCCCACCATTTATTACGAAAGTTATTGTTGATGATGTGCTACAAGCAAGAAATATGGGTTCCATTTTATTATTACTAGTGGTGGCTATTGGTGCAACACAATTTATCAGCGCATTAACAACCGCATTAAGAGGATATGTGGGGGTTCGGATTGGTAGTAATATCATGGGAGATATTCGGAAAGATACATATCAATCTCTTATTGGGCTTTCTTTAAGTTATTTTGATCGTCGACAAACATCACAATTCATCGGTAGGGTGAATAGTGACGCGGAAGCCATTCGGCAGTTCCTAACAGATGGTGTCATGTATATCTTTGGTCAAGTGCTTATGTTTATCGCTATTCTAGCGATGTTGCTTAGCTTAAATTGGCAGCTTGCATTGTGGGCATTATTGCCGACACCTTTGATTATACTCACATCATTTATTATTAGACCATATGTGCGCACTCGATGGTACCGGCAATGGCGTGCGATTAACAAACTCAATCAAATTGTAGGAGATTCATTGCAGGGTTTTAGAGTTGTAAAGGCATTTGGTCAGGAAAGAAAAGAAACAGATAGATACATGGATGGAAGCACAAAGTTAGTAAAGGAAACAATCAAGACAGAGGGACTTTGGCAAGGTATCTTCCCTTTATTATCTTTTATCACTGGTTCTAGTACATTATTGATATGGTACTTTGGTGGATGGGGCGTCATTAACGAAACGATTACGCTAGGAACATTAATGGCTTTTATCTCCTATTTAGGTATGTTGATGGCCCCGTTACAATGGTTTAGTCAGGCAATTAACTGGATGAATAGTGCTTTTTCGGCTGCTGATCGAATTTTTGAAGTAATAGATGCACCTAATGATGTACCGAATTCACCAAATGCTACATCCTTACCGAGGATAGAAGGACATGTCAGGCTGAACCATGTAACTTTTGGATACGAGTCACACGAACCCGCGTTAAAAAATGTAGATTTAAGTGTGAAGCCTGGAGAAATGATTGGACTAGTTGGTCATTCCGGTGCGGGGAAATCGACCTTGATTAATTTAATATGTCGATTCTATGATCCTAACCAAGGAAGTATAACAATTGACGGAATTGATTTAAGAAACATCGAACAAGAAGATCTTCATAAACAAATTGGTGTCGTGCTACAAGAAACATTTCTTTTCGATGGTACCATAGCAGAAAATATTGCTTATTCAAAACCTGATGCTAGTCCTGAAGAAATTATTCGAGCGACAACAATTGCAAATGCTCATGATTTTATTGTAGAGATGACAGATGGTTATGATACGATGGTTGGTGAAAGAGGTCATCGCTTATCAGGTGGTCAAAAGCAACGAATCGCTATTGCACGAGCTATCCTTCATGATCCGCGCATCTTGATATTAGACGAAGCGACTGCTTCAGTGGATACTGAAACCGAACGAAAAATTCAAGAAGCTATTTCGCGACTAGTTAAGGGAAGAACAACATTTGCGATTGCTCACAGACTTTCCACATTAAGAAACGCGGATCGATTAGTTGTGATTGATAAAGGTAAAATGATTGAAAGCGGTACACATGAGGAATTAATAGCACTACGTGGAAAGTATCATGAACTTGTAGAAGCCCAAAAGGAACTTTCAAAAATAAAAGGGGTTGTAAGCTAA
- a CDS encoding YdcF family protein has product MKISELNPEKLTDKLMTNLLYADINDDFKKGDCIFVFGSSKAVQYRLPKAIQLYKEGRANKILFSGGVAWNGNSLPEAMLLKAKAMELGIPEKDILVETVSTNTKENILASLIVLDRLFQLHKIERLLIVTASYHMRRTYLTLKTYMPSWIKYSLCPAEDQNTKQENWFLNVYGRQRVVAESNKIINYVRLGSIVDDHIHFR; this is encoded by the coding sequence TTGAAAATTTCTGAATTAAATCCCGAGAAACTAACAGATAAATTAATGACGAACCTACTATATGCCGACATAAATGATGACTTTAAAAAAGGGGATTGTATATTTGTTTTTGGTAGCAGTAAAGCAGTCCAATACCGATTACCAAAAGCTATTCAATTGTACAAAGAGGGGAGAGCTAATAAAATATTATTTTCTGGGGGCGTAGCATGGAACGGCAATTCTTTACCTGAAGCAATGCTTTTAAAAGCCAAGGCCATGGAGTTAGGAATACCAGAAAAAGATATACTAGTCGAAACTGTTTCTACTAATACAAAGGAAAATATACTAGCTTCATTAATCGTTTTAGATCGACTTTTTCAGCTGCATAAGATTGAAAGATTATTGATTGTAACAGCTAGTTACCATATGCGCAGAACGTATCTAACCTTAAAAACATATATGCCAAGTTGGATAAAGTATTCCCTTTGTCCAGCTGAAGATCAAAATACAAAACAAGAAAACTGGTTTTTAAATGTATATGGTAGACAGAGGGTCGTTGCAGAGTCTAATAAAATAATAAATTATGTGCGGTTAGGCTCAATTGTAGATGATCATATACACTTCAGATAA
- a CDS encoding class I SAM-dependent methyltransferase — MNKSVKETYNQLAHDYEHNVDYKNLYNIAYERPAMISQLPESIANKHILDAGCAAGWYTLQLAKLGAKVTATDISPNMVAATKRRVGEKSDVFCMNLEDKLPFEDESFDFIVSSLVLHYIKDWNKTFSEFRRILKPEGKLLFSVHHPFMDIKMSESKDYFSTELIIDEWKRGGKMLEVPFYRRPLHLILKETLEYFTIERVVEPQPTIKFKALEPEKYENLMKNPHFIIIKACK; from the coding sequence ATGAATAAAAGTGTGAAGGAAACTTATAATCAATTGGCGCATGATTATGAACATAATGTAGATTATAAAAATTTGTATAACATAGCTTATGAAAGACCAGCAATGATTTCTCAACTTCCAGAAAGTATAGCAAACAAACACATACTTGATGCAGGTTGTGCGGCTGGATGGTACACATTACAATTAGCCAAACTTGGTGCTAAAGTAACTGCGACGGATATTAGTCCAAATATGGTTGCAGCAACTAAAAGAAGGGTTGGAGAAAAATCAGATGTTTTTTGCATGAATTTAGAAGATAAGCTCCCCTTCGAAGATGAATCATTTGATTTCATTGTTAGTTCGTTGGTACTTCATTATATTAAGGACTGGAATAAAACATTTAGTGAATTCAGAAGGATATTAAAGCCAGAAGGTAAACTGCTATTTTCAGTCCATCATCCATTTATGGATATCAAAATGTCCGAAAGTAAAGATTACTTTTCTACTGAACTTATTATTGATGAATGGAAAAGAGGAGGCAAGATGCTTGAAGTTCCATTTTATCGCCGACCACTTCATTTGATTCTAAAGGAAACATTGGAGTATTTTACAATTGAAAGAGTTGTAGAACCTCAACCGACTATAAAATTTAAAGCACTCGAGCCGGAAAAGTACGAAAATTTAATGAAAAATCCCCATTTTATAATTATAAAAGCGTGCAAATAA
- a CDS encoding GNAT family N-acetyltransferase gives MFVHKIDEELYLKLIQLEDSERIFALTNQSRGYLRKWLPWLDTNKRVEDTKVFIELCLTSYAKNKSMNTVILFNGEIVGVAGFNEIDWSNRIAYIGYWLGQEYQGNGIMTKVAKGLTDYAFNELKLNRVDIRAAVENKKSRSIPERLGFVNEGRIRQAEWLYDHHVDHIVYGMLAEDWKEKGSSVFNT, from the coding sequence ATGTTTGTGCATAAAATTGATGAGGAATTATATTTGAAATTGATTCAATTAGAAGATAGTGAAAGGATCTTTGCGTTAACGAATCAATCTAGAGGTTACTTGCGGAAATGGCTTCCATGGCTTGATACAAATAAAAGGGTAGAGGATACAAAAGTATTTATAGAATTATGTTTAACAAGCTATGCCAAGAATAAAAGTATGAACACCGTTATTTTATTCAATGGAGAAATCGTTGGTGTTGCTGGTTTTAATGAAATTGATTGGTCAAACAGAATCGCATATATTGGTTATTGGCTTGGACAGGAATATCAAGGAAATGGAATTATGACGAAGGTCGCAAAAGGCTTAACTGACTATGCTTTTAATGAATTAAAATTAAATCGGGTGGATATTCGAGCTGCTGTGGAAAATAAGAAAAGTAGATCGATCCCAGAAAGATTAGGTTTTGTAAATGAAGGTCGAATTAGACAGGCAGAGTGGCTATATGATCATCATGTTGACCATATCGTTTACGGAATGCTAGCTGAAGATTGGAAAGAAAAGGGATCCAGCGTATTTAATACGTAA
- a CDS encoding class I SAM-dependent methyltransferase, which translates to MNPWNIRFRDENYVYGTEPNVFLTEIQKRLQLTGDALAIAEGEGRNAVFLAEQGMNVTVWDYAESGLEKTKRLAETRDVVVKTELADLNEALWKKDQWDELVCIFGHFPTELRKKTLQEVKEAVKPGGYFITEVYSIHQIPYQSGGPKDLDFLYTPEEFLQIFSNWRIVHFFMGEVDRHEGELHKGLSHVIQFVGQKH; encoded by the coding sequence ATGAACCCCTGGAATATTCGTTTTCGAGATGAGAACTATGTTTACGGTACTGAACCAAACGTATTTTTAACAGAAATACAGAAAAGACTTCAATTAACAGGTGATGCTTTGGCAATTGCGGAAGGTGAAGGCCGTAACGCAGTTTTTTTAGCTGAACAAGGAATGAATGTAACTGTTTGGGATTACGCGGAATCTGGGCTAGAAAAAACTAAAAGGCTTGCTGAAACTCGAGATGTTGTCGTTAAAACAGAACTTGCTGACTTAAATGAGGCGCTATGGAAAAAAGATCAGTGGGATGAGCTTGTTTGTATATTCGGACATTTCCCAACAGAATTACGAAAGAAAACACTTCAGGAAGTGAAAGAAGCAGTTAAGCCAGGTGGATATTTTATAACAGAAGTATATTCAATTCACCAAATTCCATATCAAAGTGGAGGCCCGAAAGATTTAGACTTTTTATATACTCCAGAAGAGTTTTTACAAATCTTTTCAAATTGGCGGATTGTTCACTTTTTTATGGGTGAGGTTGATCGTCATGAAGGAGAACTGCATAAGGGCTTGTCACATGTTATTCAGTTTGTTGGGCAAAAACACTGA
- a CDS encoding helix-turn-helix domain-containing protein, with protein MIGSRIRQIRTEKGLTLAELSKRTGIVQTYLRIIERNLQSNPTEEYIVKIATALDVGLEYLLNGTNITFEEKNQSIAHFISLRKCIVQMNDKQLEEMKDFIEYTMWKRQRLRQGP; from the coding sequence ATGATTGGTAGTAGAATTCGACAAATACGAACGGAAAAAGGACTTACATTAGCCGAACTTTCAAAGAGAACTGGCATTGTTCAGACATATTTAAGGATAATTGAAAGAAATCTACAGAGCAATCCAACTGAAGAATACATTGTGAAAATTGCGACTGCATTAGATGTAGGTTTAGAGTATTTGCTCAATGGTACAAATATTACTTTTGAAGAGAAAAACCAATCTATTGCACATTTTATTTCTCTAAGGAAATGTATTGTGCAAATGAATGATAAGCAGTTAGAAGAAATGAAGGATTTCATAGAATATACGATGTGGAAAAGGCAGCGATTAAGGCAAGGTCCATAA
- a CDS encoding SCO family protein encodes MKKLLLLILLSIVLILSACSSEKRGTPIKDFNYTDQDGEPFGLKDLEGKVWVADFVFTNCTTVCPPMSANMSMLQQDVIDAGLEDVHFVSFSIDPEIDSPEVLKKYGEAFEADFSTWHFLTGYSQKEIEDYVPKNFKTIVKKPRDDDQVIHGVSFYLLNKNGEIIGDYPGDTDVPFKQILKDIKSALKY; translated from the coding sequence TTGAAGAAGCTTTTGTTATTAATTCTTCTGTCTATCGTACTTATCTTAAGTGCCTGTTCTTCCGAAAAAAGAGGTACTCCAATTAAGGATTTTAATTATACGGATCAAGATGGTGAACCTTTCGGGCTCAAAGATTTGGAAGGAAAGGTATGGGTAGCAGATTTTGTATTCACGAATTGTACAACTGTTTGTCCGCCAATGTCTGCTAATATGAGTATGCTTCAACAGGATGTCATTGATGCAGGTCTTGAAGATGTACATTTTGTGTCTTTTAGCATTGATCCCGAAATTGACTCTCCCGAAGTGTTAAAGAAATATGGAGAAGCATTCGAAGCTGATTTTTCCACTTGGCACTTTCTAACTGGGTATTCTCAAAAAGAAATTGAAGACTACGTGCCGAAAAATTTTAAAACAATTGTCAAGAAACCAAGAGATGATGATCAAGTCATTCATGGAGTTAGTTTTTATCTACTAAATAAAAATGGTGAAATTATTGGTGATTACCCTGGTGATACAGATGTACCATTCAAACAAATTTTGAAAGATATTAAATCAGCATTAAAATATTAA
- a CDS encoding YhgE/Pip domain-containing protein, whose protein sequence is MKQTLFSAEWKKIFKNKKLLIPLIAVMLVPILYSGMFLWAFWDPYDRLADMPVAVINNDKGAEFEGEQLDLGNDLVNKLKENDQFTFDVVSEKQGYKDLEQQKYYLLIEIPNNFSENATTLLNEEPQKLELKYIPNESFNFLSAQIGETAVDQIKSAVAKEVTATYAETMFDKVKEMADGFAHASDGTKELNEGAGELLSGSNKLHENLNNLAAKSLEFNQGVSTLQSGTEELAKGTKDLANGLNQLVDGHGQLVDGAKSASDGAAQLADGAKAVNAGIKQAGSSMGEINAGTEQIKNGADQLANKLGEFQNGATQVAQGATELHAGIKQMKSQLAGLDAKLAPLPIPEEVKVELGNQLKAELEAGIEQLEAGSGNLAAGTDQLQSAAGELQTGASTIANKLAEVNAGQKQLQSGLGELATGSNDLLAGVGKLEEGQLKLADGIVLFDQKLQDANAGAGKLMSGASLLTGGVHELANGSNKLSDGSRQLADGSSELADGTKKLTDGTTELNEKLGDAAEKSSSVHADDRTYDMMGEPVEVKNNGINHVPNYGTGFAPYFLSLGLFVGALLLSIVFPLRDPAVKPKNGLTWFFGKFGVIAIVGIVQSLLAVAIMLFGLGIEVQSIPLFITTTIITSLTFIVLIQFLVTILGDPGRFIAIIVLILQLTTSAGTFPLELIPGPLQPFNAALPMTYSVQAYKAVISSGDFGYMWKNLGILGAYSLAFMGLTFGFFRYKFKRQFAYGDGDKQVEA, encoded by the coding sequence ATGAAACAAACGTTATTTTCAGCAGAATGGAAAAAAATATTCAAAAATAAAAAGTTGCTAATTCCACTTATCGCTGTGATGCTTGTACCAATTTTATATAGTGGCATGTTCCTTTGGGCTTTTTGGGATCCATATGATCGACTTGCAGATATGCCAGTGGCTGTAATAAATAATGATAAAGGTGCTGAGTTTGAAGGAGAACAATTAGATTTAGGAAATGACTTAGTCAATAAGTTGAAGGAAAATGATCAATTTACTTTTGATGTGGTTAGTGAAAAACAAGGTTATAAGGATTTGGAACAACAAAAGTATTATTTACTAATCGAAATACCAAATAATTTTTCAGAAAACGCTACGACATTACTAAATGAAGAACCTCAGAAGCTTGAGTTGAAATATATTCCAAATGAGAGCTTTAACTTCCTCTCCGCTCAGATCGGTGAGACTGCGGTTGATCAGATTAAATCTGCTGTAGCGAAGGAAGTAACAGCTACGTATGCAGAGACAATGTTTGATAAAGTCAAAGAAATGGCTGATGGGTTTGCTCATGCGAGTGATGGAACAAAAGAATTAAATGAAGGTGCTGGGGAATTACTTTCTGGTTCAAATAAGCTACATGAAAATTTAAATAATCTAGCTGCTAAATCACTAGAATTTAATCAAGGTGTCTCTACTCTACAATCTGGTACAGAAGAACTTGCTAAAGGAACAAAGGATCTTGCAAATGGATTGAATCAACTTGTTGACGGACATGGGCAGCTAGTTGATGGAGCCAAATCAGCAAGTGATGGAGCTGCTCAGCTAGCTGATGGTGCGAAAGCGGTGAACGCCGGGATTAAACAAGCAGGTAGCTCGATGGGAGAAATCAACGCTGGAACAGAACAAATTAAAAATGGTGCTGATCAATTAGCGAATAAATTGGGAGAATTCCAAAATGGTGCTACACAAGTTGCGCAAGGTGCAACAGAATTACATGCTGGAATCAAACAAATGAAATCACAGCTTGCGGGATTGGACGCTAAACTTGCCCCATTACCAATTCCCGAAGAAGTGAAGGTAGAATTAGGCAATCAATTGAAAGCAGAACTTGAAGCTGGTATTGAACAGTTAGAGGCTGGTAGTGGAAATCTAGCTGCGGGAACGGACCAACTTCAATCTGCTGCAGGTGAGTTACAAACAGGAGCAAGTACAATTGCAAATAAACTAGCTGAAGTCAATGCTGGTCAAAAGCAATTGCAGTCTGGTCTTGGTGAACTTGCTACAGGTTCAAATGATCTGCTAGCCGGGGTTGGAAAACTAGAAGAAGGTCAATTGAAATTAGCAGACGGAATCGTATTATTTGATCAAAAATTGCAAGACGCTAACGCTGGTGCAGGAAAACTTATGAGTGGTGCATCATTATTAACTGGCGGAGTGCATGAGCTTGCGAATGGTTCAAATAAATTAAGTGATGGTAGCCGTCAACTTGCTGATGGATCGAGTGAACTCGCAGATGGTACGAAAAAGTTAACGGATGGAACAACCGAATTAAATGAAAAACTCGGTGATGCTGCGGAAAAATCAAGCTCTGTTCATGCTGATGACCGCACGTACGATATGATGGGTGAACCTGTCGAAGTGAAAAATAATGGAATTAACCATGTTCCAAACTACGGTACAGGCTTTGCACCATATTTCTTATCACTGGGATTGTTTGTAGGGGCATTGCTACTTTCAATAGTTTTCCCGCTTCGTGATCCTGCTGTTAAACCGAAAAATGGTCTAACTTGGTTTTTCGGGAAATTCGGAGTCATTGCCATTGTCGGTATTGTACAGTCGTTGTTAGCAGTTGCGATTATGCTATTCGGTCTTGGGATTGAAGTGCAAAGCATTCCGCTATTCATTACTACAACGATCATTACAAGCCTAACATTTATCGTGCTTATTCAATTTTTAGTCACGATACTCGGTGATCCGGGACGTTTCATTGCGATTATTGTATTAATATTACAACTGACAACAAGCGCAGGAACATTCCCGCTTGAACTAATACCGGGACCACTACAGCCATTTAATGCTGCATTGCCTATGACTTATTCAGTTCAAGCATATAAAGCTGTAATTTCAAGCGGTGATTTCGGTTATATGTGGAAGAACCTAGGTATTCTTGGCGCATACTCGCTTGCGTTTATGGGATTAACATTTGGATTCTTTCGTTATAAATTTAAAAGACAATTTGCTTATGGAGATGGAGATAAGCAAGTAGAGGCATAA
- a CDS encoding TetR/AcrR family transcriptional regulator, whose product MSVDRKQLIINAATKSFSLFGYKATTMDQVAKLANVGKGTIYTFFNNKEELLDEIVTSLIKEMKTAAEDTIQPDLSFHENANRALYRLLEFRKEHQLTIKLFQEEKEIGTPAVMEVMQKVEQAIINYIKGKVIEAMEKGEIKNCNPEITAFIMLKLYISLIFDWEKNHRPLNRQDVASLFEFYLFEGLSQ is encoded by the coding sequence TTGTCCGTTGATCGTAAACAGCTTATTATTAATGCTGCAACAAAGTCCTTTTCTTTATTCGGTTATAAAGCTACAACGATGGATCAGGTAGCTAAGCTCGCAAATGTTGGTAAAGGGACGATTTATACTTTTTTCAATAATAAAGAAGAGTTATTGGATGAGATTGTAACATCGCTTATCAAAGAAATGAAAACTGCTGCGGAAGACACAATTCAACCTGATCTCTCTTTTCATGAAAATGCAAACCGTGCTCTTTATCGATTATTGGAATTTCGAAAAGAACATCAATTAACAATTAAACTATTCCAAGAAGAGAAAGAAATTGGAACACCAGCGGTCATGGAAGTAATGCAAAAAGTTGAGCAGGCAATTATTAATTATATTAAAGGAAAAGTTATAGAGGCGATGGAAAAAGGAGAAATAAAAAACTGTAATCCAGAAATAACTGCATTTATTATGCTTAAACTTTATATTTCATTGATTTTTGATTGGGAAAAAAACCATAGACCATTAAATCGGCAAGATGTTGCATCTCTATTTGAATTTTATTTATTCGAGGGATTGTCACAATAG
- the hemY gene encoding protoporphyrinogen oxidase has protein sequence MKESKKKVVVIGGGITGLSTAYYLQKSISEQGLPIELQLIEASHKLGGKIQTVYKDGFVIERGPDSFLERKKSAAELATEVGLADTLVHNTAGKAFVLVKNKLHPMPDGAVMGIPTKMGAFVTTDLFSVQGKMRAAFDIIMPRSKMEGDQSLGTFFRRRLGDEVVENLIEPLLSGIYAGDIDQLSLMSTFPQFHQVERDHRSLILGMKKTTPVAPKNRLNSKTQGKFLTLTGGLQSLVDALEEKISPSSVMKGTRVISVEKKPDEAGYNLKLNNGEIIQADSIVLTLPHLALADLFPKQKDFCSYKQMPSTTVATVAMAFDAEEVEDRLDGTGFVVSRNSDYTITACTWTHKKWPHTTPDGKVLLRCYVGRAGEETVVDLSDEEIEKIVLDDLRDTMNILAKPEFTIISRWKNAMPQYNVGHKARLQEVKANVRANLPGVFIAGSSFDGLAIPDCIDQGKAAVKDVLDYI, from the coding sequence TTGAAGGAAAGTAAGAAAAAAGTTGTTGTGATCGGTGGTGGAATAACCGGTTTATCAACAGCGTATTATTTGCAGAAATCAATATCAGAACAAGGATTACCAATAGAGCTTCAGCTTATTGAAGCTAGTCATAAATTAGGCGGGAAAATTCAAACAGTATACAAAGATGGCTTCGTGATCGAAAGAGGTCCCGATTCATTTCTAGAAAGAAAGAAAAGTGCGGCGGAGTTGGCAACTGAAGTAGGGTTAGCAGACACGCTTGTCCATAATACGGCTGGAAAAGCATTTGTACTGGTGAAAAATAAGCTTCATCCAATGCCAGACGGTGCTGTAATGGGGATTCCAACAAAAATGGGTGCATTCGTCACAACAGACTTGTTCTCTGTTCAGGGGAAAATGAGGGCTGCTTTTGATATTATTATGCCCCGCTCGAAAATGGAAGGCGATCAATCACTTGGAACGTTTTTTCGAAGACGTCTTGGGGATGAAGTAGTTGAGAATTTAATTGAACCACTATTATCGGGAATTTATGCGGGTGACATTGACCAACTTAGTCTGATGTCTACATTCCCCCAATTTCATCAAGTGGAACGTGATCATCGCAGCTTAATTCTCGGGATGAAAAAAACAACACCTGTTGCGCCGAAGAATCGATTAAATAGTAAAACACAAGGGAAGTTTCTTACCCTTACTGGCGGTCTGCAATCTTTAGTTGACGCGTTAGAAGAGAAAATATCTCCTAGCTCAGTCATGAAAGGAACCCGGGTTATTTCTGTAGAAAAAAAGCCGGATGAAGCGGGTTACAATCTGAAGTTAAATAATGGAGAAATCATTCAAGCAGATAGCATTGTGCTTACATTGCCGCATTTAGCTTTAGCGGATTTATTTCCTAAACAAAAAGATTTCTGTAGCTATAAACAAATGCCATCGACTACTGTCGCAACTGTTGCGATGGCTTTTGATGCGGAAGAAGTGGAAGATCGGCTTGATGGCACTGGTTTTGTTGTTTCCCGTAATAGTGATTATACAATTACTGCATGTACGTGGACACATAAAAAGTGGCCACATACTACACCAGATGGTAAAGTCCTATTAAGATGCTATGTTGGTCGTGCTGGAGAAGAAACAGTCGTCGATTTATCAGATGAGGAAATTGAAAAAATTGTGTTAGATGATTTACGAGACACGATGAATATATTAGCGAAACCGGAATTTACGATTATTTCTCGTTGGAAAAATGCGATGCCACAATACAATGTGGGTCATAAAGCTAGACTACAAGAAGTGAAAGCAAATGTACGGGCAAATTTGCCTGGGGTCTTTATCGCTGGAAGTTCATTTGATGGACTAGCTATTCCAGACTGTATCGATCAGGGGAAAGCCGCTGTGAAAGACGTACTCGATTATATATAA